The proteins below come from a single Tenuifilum thalassicum genomic window:
- a CDS encoding carboxypeptidase-like regulatory domain-containing protein, which produces MKKLAVILIATILAANVVSARNDDKKEAKSSNTSSMVKTIKGVVVDKTTGEGLAGASVMVNDKVIYTDFEGNFSVKLSEPKAKIRVGLISYSTTELEINKNLNELKVELDAVE; this is translated from the coding sequence ATGAAAAAGTTAGCAGTTATCCTAATAGCAACCATTTTAGCAGCAAATGTTGTAAGTGCTAGAAATGATGATAAGAAAGAAGCAAAATCTTCCAATACATCTTCAATGGTTAAAACCATAAAAGGTGTAGTAGTAGACAAAACTACTGGCGAAGGTCTTGCAGGTGCTTCAGTAATGGTTAACGACAAGGTTATATACACTGATTTTGAAGGTAATTTTAGCGTAAAACTCTCAGAGCCAAAAGCAAAAATTAGAGTTGGATTAATATCATATTCAACAACCGAACTTGAAATCAACAAAAACTTAAACGAGTTAAAAGTAGAGCTAGATGCTGTTGAATAG
- a CDS encoding carboxypeptidase-like regulatory domain-containing protein yields the protein MRNTFKQKVITLVGLIITTHSIAQVGSITGTVYDKTHNESLVGATIIIEGTTLGTTTDLDGHFEINNLKPGHFNLSVSFISYEPKVVKNILVEPNKKVKLYIELEEVTTAIEGVTVTATRKTNTDVAMLSTIKSSLSVANGISAQQISRSQDRDASEFIRRIPGVSIIDNRFVVVRGLNQRYNNAWLNNSSTPSSEADQKAFSFDVIPSSMIDNVLIYKSPSPEIPADFTGGFIKIFTKNMPSEDYLSIGYSTGINTSTNLNSFKQITTSKTDWLGFDDGTRNLPQNFPSSLKGLSNSQLAEYGKMLNTSWNPHVTTAIPEQKFNITFGKKWQKGNRQIGNITSISYSNNHQTEDIAHKEYQVQLTPGELPPINHNYTDSVFIRSAKIGILHNWTLLTEKNTKIEFRNLFNLIGKSSILIRNGFNGHEGFTIRSYQDYFQNRTTYSSQLAGERKWGENLNSKIDWVIGYALSYKNEPDMKQLRTTLQDEPLLPHYNEYYAAVGLTPSVSDAGRSFLKLIEHTSSIGINYEQKLDLNGWQPTIKGGIYGEFKTRSFNARVLGFAKNSSYTESVWLPTSQIFSLENINTSPDGFILKESTSKSDSYDVNSILGASYFALNTNITKKLSFYGGIRAELVNQKLNSYNRYGLPLTVNDNKIDVFPSANLTYNLNDRNLLRLAAGISINRPEFREIAPFYFYNFNDEAEYVGKSDLKSCLVNNFDLRWEQYPNTGEFFSIGLFYKKFSAPIELVFKPAGARPLFTYDNAESAYSVGAEIELRKSLKAISLLKDFYISMNAALIHSRVQFPKESIFRERPMQGQSPYLVNAGIFYQNEENKLNIAIQYNVIGDRIQAVGIPFQNEEQDIPDYYEKHQHMLDLTISKTFANNIEIKAGVKNLLNQKFNIYQKFKGENNTDMDLSNKQYKEGLSFSIGANYKF from the coding sequence ATGCGTAACACTTTTAAGCAAAAAGTTATTACACTAGTAGGCCTAATTATAACGACCCATTCTATAGCTCAGGTTGGTTCAATAACGGGAACAGTATACGACAAGACTCACAATGAATCGCTTGTGGGCGCTACTATAATAATTGAAGGCACAACATTAGGAACAACAACCGACCTGGATGGACATTTTGAAATAAACAATCTAAAACCAGGGCATTTCAATCTTTCGGTGTCATTCATCTCATACGAACCCAAGGTTGTAAAGAATATTCTGGTTGAGCCTAACAAAAAGGTCAAATTATACATTGAACTTGAAGAGGTTACAACAGCCATTGAAGGCGTTACGGTTACAGCCACTCGCAAAACAAATACCGATGTGGCAATGCTAAGCACTATAAAATCGAGTTTATCGGTTGCAAATGGTATTTCGGCACAGCAAATATCTCGCTCGCAAGATCGTGACGCTTCGGAGTTTATTCGCCGAATCCCTGGCGTTTCAATAATCGACAACCGTTTTGTTGTTGTTCGTGGACTAAACCAACGTTACAATAATGCATGGCTTAATAACTCATCAACCCCATCAAGCGAGGCTGACCAGAAAGCCTTCTCATTTGATGTGATCCCTAGCTCAATGATTGATAACGTCCTTATCTACAAAAGTCCTTCACCAGAAATTCCTGCCGATTTTACTGGGGGTTTTATCAAAATATTCACTAAAAATATGCCTAGCGAAGATTATCTTAGCATTGGCTATTCAACAGGTATAAACACGAGCACCAACTTAAACAGTTTCAAACAGATAACCACCAGCAAAACCGACTGGTTAGGATTCGACGACGGTACAAGGAACTTACCTCAAAATTTCCCCTCTTCACTAAAAGGCTTGTCAAACTCTCAACTGGCAGAATATGGAAAAATGTTGAACACAAGCTGGAATCCACATGTAACTACTGCTATTCCAGAACAAAAATTTAACATCACATTTGGGAAAAAATGGCAAAAGGGTAATAGACAAATTGGGAACATTACATCTATATCGTACAGTAACAATCATCAAACTGAAGATATAGCACATAAAGAGTACCAAGTACAGCTTACACCAGGAGAACTACCTCCCATAAATCACAATTACACTGATAGTGTTTTTATTCGCAGTGCAAAAATTGGAATACTACATAATTGGACCTTACTAACTGAGAAAAACACAAAAATTGAGTTCAGAAATCTTTTTAATCTTATTGGGAAAAGCAGCATTCTCATTAGAAATGGTTTTAACGGTCATGAAGGGTTTACCATAAGATCATATCAAGATTATTTTCAAAATCGAACAACATACTCGTCGCAATTGGCTGGTGAAAGGAAATGGGGCGAGAACCTAAATAGCAAAATCGACTGGGTAATTGGATACGCCTTATCGTATAAAAACGAACCCGACATGAAACAGCTCCGCACAACCCTTCAGGATGAGCCATTGCTACCTCACTATAACGAGTACTACGCTGCTGTTGGGTTAACCCCTTCGGTAAGCGATGCTGGCAGGTCGTTCCTTAAACTTATTGAGCACACAAGCAGCATTGGAATCAACTATGAGCAAAAGCTCGATTTGAATGGCTGGCAACCAACCATTAAAGGGGGCATCTACGGCGAATTTAAAACCCGCAGCTTTAACGCTCGAGTATTGGGATTTGCTAAAAACTCTTCCTATACCGAATCGGTTTGGTTACCAACTAGTCAAATCTTTAGCCTTGAGAATATAAACACAAGCCCCGATGGCTTCATACTAAAAGAATCCACCTCAAAATCTGACTCTTACGACGTCAACTCTATTCTGGGAGCCTCCTATTTTGCATTAAACACAAATATTACAAAGAAACTATCTTTTTATGGGGGAATTAGGGCAGAACTTGTAAACCAAAAGTTGAATAGCTACAACAGATATGGCTTACCACTCACAGTTAATGACAATAAAATAGACGTTTTCCCTTCGGCAAATCTGACCTATAATTTGAACGATAGGAACCTGTTAAGATTAGCTGCTGGTATTTCCATTAATCGACCTGAGTTCCGTGAAATTGCACCATTTTACTTCTATAACTTTAACGATGAAGCAGAATATGTTGGGAAAAGCGATCTTAAAAGCTGCCTAGTAAACAACTTCGATTTACGATGGGAGCAATACCCTAACACAGGTGAGTTTTTCTCAATTGGGTTGTTCTATAAGAAGTTTAGTGCACCTATTGAACTTGTATTTAAACCAGCAGGTGCACGTCCACTTTTCACATACGACAATGCAGAAAGTGCTTATAGTGTTGGTGCAGAAATCGAACTACGTAAATCTCTTAAAGCCATATCATTACTTAAGGATTTCTATATTTCAATGAATGCTGCACTTATTCATAGCAGAGTTCAATTCCCAAAAGAAAGTATTTTCAGGGAGAGACCTATGCAGGGGCAATCACCATATCTTGTAAATGCCGGGATATTTTACCAAAACGAGGAAAACAAACTAAACATTGCTATTCAGTACAATGTAATTGGTGATAGAATCCAAGCAGTTGGTATTCCATTTCAAAACGAGGAACAAGACATACCCGATTACTACGAAAAGCATCAGCATATGTTAGACTTAACAATATCAAAAACCTTTGCAAACAACATTGAAATTAAAGCAGGTGTAAAAAATCTACTAAACCAAAAATTTAATATTTACCAAAAATTTAAAGGAGAGAACAATACCGATATGGACCTTAGCAACAAGCAATACAAGGAGGGTTTATCTTTTTCAATTGGAGCAAATTACAAGTTTTAG
- a CDS encoding ATP-binding cassette domain-containing protein has protein sequence MSESLLDALIKLFAILVNIESKADNGFAIEVLDDYLHHDFSTEQAKVFIDRFTNFGISYRKELEDVSLDRYTESPIVHGIIDAINHEFEQHQKVWLVLQLLEFLADSKLTTTDRLEFAQRVANQFNISDFEFKNGRDFILSESPGQIPWNQQVLLISPEKDNPIPEIKHLVNERLKGQIYVLRIASTNTLLVKYFGEAELFMNSRVLKPGRTYLFGPGAVIRGQRISPVYYSKIVSLFIQNPGKPFVSIVVKDIEYKHKGSRNGIYPFSFSAYSGQLVGIMGGSGVGKSTLINLLNGNLKPAAGNVYINGYDVHTRKDELEGVIGYVPQDDLLVEELTVFQNLYYNALFCFSNLSKKEIIELVDNTLVEFDLVEARDLKVGNPLNKYISGGQRKRLNIAMELMREPSVLFVDEPTSGLSSLDAERIMLLLRKQTFKGKVVITNIHQPSSDIFKIFDKIIVLDHGGRPIFQGNPMDAVVYFKRMANFLKPDESECITCGNVNTDIILRIVEARVVNEYGRLTRKRKRSAREWYELYLKNIQSRLIIPAPACESPLPPNDFNIPSKRKQIWIYFKRNIRSKLANAQFMNISILASPILAVIISFFSKYIHGTLTNPNAYIFSENDNIPSFIFMSVVAMLFLGLTISAEEIISDRRILFREKFLNLSYFSYINSKLVILSMFAAIQSFLFVLISTHILEIQGMFWHYWLILFSTSFCASMIGLNLSAALNSVVAIYVMIPLILVPQLMFSGVVISYNKLHKSLSHPEYVPFIGDLMPSRWAYEALCVYQFSANEYNKNFFFTNMEISNNNYNATLLIPKLISLLNETESDILVNKTNPHTIKKLAIVQNEIRRLKENYPIRGFEYPNPDMLDINNTTPQYISKSIGKLDTLKMHFNAKYRRSVEKRDDIATKLSQRLEGTSTLFDLKRKHHNNALETLVTNRNDLTKIVEHNNRLIRRYEPICALPNSKSGRAHFYSYYKALGNRLIPTYWFNLFVLWIMSGILYLTLWSDIFRIVNRFVERLRFRKLTERISRYLPS, from the coding sequence ATGAGCGAGTCGCTGCTCGATGCACTTATTAAGCTTTTTGCCATTTTGGTTAATATCGAGAGCAAAGCCGATAATGGTTTTGCTATCGAAGTGCTCGACGATTATCTTCATCACGATTTTAGCACCGAGCAGGCCAAAGTATTTATCGACAGGTTTACTAACTTTGGCATAAGCTACCGCAAAGAGCTTGAGGATGTTTCCCTAGACCGCTACACCGAATCGCCAATAGTTCATGGAATTATTGACGCCATTAACCACGAGTTTGAACAACATCAAAAGGTTTGGTTGGTACTTCAACTTTTAGAATTTCTGGCCGATAGCAAACTCACCACAACCGACAGGTTAGAGTTTGCACAAAGAGTAGCAAACCAATTTAACATTAGCGATTTTGAATTCAAAAATGGTCGCGATTTTATTTTAAGTGAGTCGCCAGGTCAGATTCCATGGAACCAACAGGTTCTGCTTATCAGTCCCGAAAAGGATAACCCGATACCAGAAATTAAGCATCTGGTTAACGAAAGGTTAAAGGGACAAATATATGTGCTTCGTATAGCAAGCACCAATACGCTACTTGTAAAATACTTTGGCGAGGCTGAACTTTTCATGAATAGCCGGGTTTTAAAACCTGGCAGAACTTACCTCTTTGGGCCTGGAGCGGTTATTCGTGGACAGCGTATATCGCCAGTATACTATAGCAAGATAGTTTCTCTATTTATTCAAAACCCAGGGAAACCGTTTGTATCGATTGTTGTAAAAGATATTGAATACAAACACAAAGGAAGTCGCAATGGCATATATCCATTCTCCTTTTCGGCATATTCTGGCCAACTTGTTGGCATAATGGGAGGAAGTGGAGTAGGAAAATCAACACTTATTAATTTACTAAATGGCAATTTAAAACCCGCGGCAGGTAATGTTTACATAAATGGTTATGATGTTCATACCCGTAAAGATGAGCTCGAAGGTGTAATCGGATACGTACCGCAAGACGATTTGCTAGTTGAGGAACTTACTGTCTTCCAAAATCTTTACTACAACGCTCTGTTCTGTTTCAGCAACTTAAGTAAGAAGGAGATTATTGAACTAGTTGACAACACCCTTGTAGAGTTCGATTTGGTTGAAGCACGCGATTTGAAGGTTGGCAACCCGCTAAACAAATATATAAGTGGCGGACAACGAAAGCGCCTAAACATTGCCATGGAGCTAATGCGAGAACCCTCAGTACTTTTTGTCGATGAACCCACTTCAGGCCTTTCATCGCTCGATGCAGAACGTATAATGCTCCTACTTCGAAAGCAAACCTTTAAGGGGAAGGTTGTAATTACAAACATTCATCAGCCATCATCCGATATTTTTAAAATTTTCGATAAGATAATTGTGCTTGACCATGGCGGCAGGCCAATATTCCAAGGCAACCCCATGGACGCCGTTGTTTACTTTAAGCGCATGGCAAACTTCCTTAAACCCGATGAAAGCGAATGCATAACATGCGGAAATGTAAACACCGACATCATCCTTAGAATAGTTGAGGCTCGCGTAGTTAACGAATATGGCCGTTTAACCCGTAAACGAAAACGCTCGGCAAGGGAATGGTATGAACTCTACCTAAAGAACATTCAAAGCAGACTTATTATTCCTGCTCCTGCTTGTGAATCGCCTCTCCCACCAAACGACTTTAACATACCGTCGAAACGTAAACAGATTTGGATTTATTTCAAACGTAACATACGGAGCAAACTTGCCAATGCTCAGTTCATGAATATTAGCATTTTGGCTTCGCCAATACTTGCGGTTATTATTAGCTTTTTCTCAAAATATATTCATGGCACATTAACCAATCCTAACGCCTATATATTTAGCGAGAACGATAACATTCCAAGTTTTATCTTTATGAGTGTGGTTGCCATGCTGTTTCTTGGCTTAACCATTAGCGCTGAAGAAATTATTAGCGACCGACGCATTCTATTCCGTGAAAAATTTCTCAACCTAAGCTACTTTAGCTATATCAACTCAAAGCTGGTAATTCTTTCAATGTTTGCTGCCATACAATCATTTCTATTCGTACTTATATCGACACATATTCTTGAAATCCAGGGAATGTTTTGGCACTACTGGCTTATCCTTTTCTCAACCTCGTTTTGTGCAAGTATGATTGGTCTTAACCTTTCTGCAGCTCTCAATTCAGTTGTAGCAATTTATGTGATGATTCCCCTAATTCTAGTACCTCAACTCATGTTTAGCGGAGTAGTTATTAGCTACAATAAGCTTCATAAAAGCTTATCGCATCCTGAATATGTTCCATTTATTGGAGATTTAATGCCTAGCCGATGGGCATACGAAGCGCTTTGTGTTTACCAATTTAGCGCAAACGAGTATAACAAGAACTTCTTTTTTACCAACATGGAAATCAGCAACAATAACTACAATGCTACCTTGCTAATTCCCAAACTCATTTCGCTTTTGAACGAGACTGAGTCAGATATATTAGTCAATAAAACAAATCCACACACAATAAAGAAACTCGCTATTGTTCAAAATGAGATTAGAAGGCTAAAGGAAAACTATCCAATCCGAGGTTTTGAGTACCCAAACCCCGATATGCTTGATATCAATAACACAACGCCACAATACATTTCAAAGTCAATAGGAAAACTTGATACTTTAAAAATGCACTTTAACGCAAAATATCGTAGGAGTGTTGAAAAGCGCGATGATATTGCTACCAAATTATCACAACGGTTGGAAGGCACCTCTACTCTTTTCGACCTTAAACGGAAACATCATAATAATGCTCTGGAGACATTGGTTACCAACCGTAACGATTTAACTAAAATTGTTGAGCACAACAATCGGTTAATAAGACGTTACGAGCCTATATGCGCTCTACCTAATTCTAAAAGCGGAAGAGCTCATTTTTACTCATACTATAAAGCATTAGGGAACAGGCTCATACCAACCTACTGGTTTAATCTTTTTGTACTTTGGATTATGTCAGGTATACTTTACCTTACACTATGGAGCGATATCTTCAGGATAGTAAATAGATTTGTGGAACGTTTACGTTTCCGTAAGCTTACCGAAAGAATTTCACGCTATCTACCTTCGTAA
- a CDS encoding DUF1801 domain-containing protein — MAERKTIPTNKDVYEFIREFANNEQKYNDSLELVKLMKEVTGCEPKMWGPSIVGFGKHLYKTTNSKQEGEMFLVGFSPRKAAISLYVYTGKSEHEHLLANLGKFKKGKACIYINKLSDINLQQLKQLMNETVKYKKSQNEENKN; from the coding sequence GAATTTATTAGAGAGTTTGCCAATAACGAGCAAAAGTATAACGATAGTTTGGAATTAGTCAAGCTAATGAAAGAGGTTACCGGCTGTGAACCAAAAATGTGGGGACCTTCAATTGTTGGTTTTGGCAAGCATCTGTACAAAACCACCAACAGCAAACAAGAAGGCGAAATGTTTTTAGTAGGTTTTTCGCCTCGAAAAGCGGCCATATCGCTTTATGTTTACACAGGAAAATCGGAACACGAGCACCTACTGGCAAACCTAGGAAAGTTTAAGAAAGGAAAGGCTTGCATTTATATCAATAAACTTTCCGACATAAATTTGCAACAGCTAAAACAACTGATGAACGAAACGGTTAAATACAAAAAATCTCAAAATGAAGAAAATAAGAATTGA
- a CDS encoding bacteriohemerythrin: MKIVEWSPKYSVSIKSIDDDHIKLLNTINKLFDSISKGKANAVIYDILNELEQYSNFHFNREETFFRQTNYPESVEHIKEHEAFKQKIQEIKKEVSDNKSIAIPELLGFLSSWLKDHIANSDKAYEEHFKKHGVV, encoded by the coding sequence ATGAAAATCGTTGAGTGGAGCCCAAAATACAGTGTCTCAATTAAAAGTATTGATGACGATCATATAAAACTGTTGAACACAATAAATAAACTTTTTGACTCTATAAGTAAAGGTAAAGCAAACGCTGTTATTTACGATATTTTAAACGAACTTGAGCAATATTCAAACTTTCATTTCAACCGTGAAGAGACCTTCTTTAGACAAACGAACTACCCAGAGTCTGTAGAGCATATTAAGGAGCATGAGGCATTTAAACAGAAAATCCAAGAGATTAAAAAAGAGGTTAGCGATAATAAATCAATAGCGATTCCTGAGCTGCTTGGATTTTTAAGTAGCTGGCTAAAAGACCATATAGCAAATTCCGATAAAGCATACGAAGAGCATTTCAAAAAACATGGAGTGGTTTAG
- a CDS encoding DUF4199 domain-containing protein, with product MKKIRIEFKWAVIFTLVALLWMLLEKLSGLHGKYIDYHMYLTNLFAIPAIIVMVMALRDKKNTYYGGVMSYTQGLISGIVLSAFIALLSPLAQWITTYVITPEYFPNVIKRSVELGFYKSIEEAQAYFNYKNYAIQGAIWSLIMGIVTTAIAMIFIRSKKSAENK from the coding sequence ATGAAGAAAATAAGAATTGAGTTCAAATGGGCAGTTATATTTACGTTGGTAGCATTACTTTGGATGCTACTTGAAAAGTTAAGTGGACTGCACGGAAAATACATTGATTATCATATGTATTTGACAAATCTATTTGCCATTCCTGCTATAATAGTAATGGTTATGGCTTTACGCGATAAGAAAAACACCTACTATGGAGGGGTGATGAGCTATACACAAGGATTAATCTCGGGAATTGTTCTTTCGGCGTTTATAGCTTTACTTAGCCCATTAGCACAATGGATAACAACTTATGTGATTACGCCAGAATATTTTCCAAACGTTATTAAACGCTCTGTTGAACTTGGCTTTTATAAATCAATTGAAGAGGCACAGGCATATTTTAACTATAAGAACTATGCCATTCAAGGTGCGATATGGTCATTAATCATGGGAATTGTCACTACTGCTATAGCCATGATTTTCATTAGAAGTAAGAAAAGTGCAGAGAATAAATAG
- a CDS encoding response regulator transcription factor, with product MNPENYKILVVDDEPDIVEFLTYNLKKDGFIVDSASNGKMAIEKAISFKPHLILLDVMMPDMDGVETCEELRNLPVTKNTLIAFLTARSEDYSQIAGFEAGGDDYITKPIKPKVLISRIKALLKRSGQIVEAGESNVEVPNEGIYIDKERYLVYLNGNEITLPKKEFELLSLLQSKPHKVFTRDEIYQAIWGDDIVVGDRTIDVHIRKLREKLGDKYIKTVKGVGYKFSL from the coding sequence ATGAATCCAGAGAACTATAAGATTTTAGTAGTAGATGATGAACCCGACATTGTAGAGTTCCTAACTTATAATTTAAAAAAAGACGGTTTTATTGTGGATTCGGCATCGAACGGGAAAATGGCAATTGAAAAAGCCATTAGCTTTAAACCACATCTAATTTTGCTAGATGTTATGATGCCCGATATGGATGGAGTTGAAACCTGTGAGGAGCTAAGGAATTTACCAGTTACCAAAAATACTTTAATAGCTTTTCTAACGGCCCGAAGCGAGGATTATAGTCAAATTGCTGGATTTGAAGCTGGTGGCGACGATTATATTACCAAACCCATTAAACCAAAAGTTTTAATTAGCAGAATCAAAGCTCTCTTAAAGCGTAGCGGACAGATTGTTGAGGCTGGTGAATCCAATGTGGAAGTACCTAATGAAGGGATTTATATCGATAAGGAACGTTACCTAGTTTACCTAAATGGGAACGAGATTACACTCCCCAAAAAGGAGTTTGAACTTTTATCGCTTCTTCAAAGTAAACCACATAAAGTGTTTACTCGTGATGAGATTTACCAAGCTATTTGGGGCGATGACATTGTAGTTGGCGATAGGACAATTGATGTGCATATTCGTAAGCTAAGGGAAAAACTAGGCGATAAATACATTAAGACAGTAAAAGGGGTAGGGTATAAGTTCTCGTTATGA
- a CDS encoding toxin-antitoxin system YwqK family antitoxin: MRSFITLLLSLICFVGFSQSNVVERDGKYYDENGNAFSGIYSLYHNNGKIKVKATISNGLPNGEMTFFYPSGKIKEKRVYTNGIKNGKWEKWNEQGVKTSEANFSNGQKHGKWYVWDDNGTLRYDMTYTNGKKSGTWIIFDENGKELSRKKY, translated from the coding sequence ATGAGGTCATTTATTACGCTACTCTTATCTTTAATTTGTTTTGTTGGTTTTTCTCAATCGAATGTTGTTGAGCGCGATGGGAAATATTACGATGAAAATGGGAATGCCTTTTCTGGCATCTACTCTTTATACCATAACAATGGGAAAATCAAGGTTAAAGCAACAATTAGCAATGGCCTTCCCAATGGAGAAATGACCTTTTTCTATCCTTCTGGAAAAATTAAAGAAAAAAGGGTATACACAAATGGTATAAAAAATGGCAAATGGGAAAAATGGAACGAGCAAGGGGTAAAAACTTCTGAAGCTAATTTTTCAAATGGCCAAAAACATGGCAAATGGTATGTCTGGGACGATAATGGCACATTACGATACGACATGACCTACACCAATGGTAAAAAAAGCGGCACTTGGATCATATTTGATGAAAATGGAAAGGAATTATCACGTAAAAAATATTAG
- a CDS encoding T9SS C-terminal target domain-containing protein — MNRSKTNLLLAALTVLGILLTSCEKDEGTNTIPQGTKKTVTGEISENTLWAAEDTIFLDGFVYVKPGVTLTIEPGTIIKGISDTKACLIVERGAKIEANGTAQKPIVFTSDKPAGERKPGDWAGIIICGKAPINQTGGEAEIEGGTGATFGGSDPNDNSGTLHYVRIEFAGYEVSNGNEINGLTLGGVGSGTTIEYVQVSFGRDDSFEWFGGTVNAKYLVSYRAGDDDFDTDNGFSGNVQFGFILRGPEEADKTDASNGFESDNDASGSSNSPLTSAKFSNITILGPYATKDQQNVNPNHKYGLRLRRNTRLSLYNSIIAGFNTGLYIEGPSKNLYNTANGPEIKNCIMAGMIKNYNVKTDGSSLTEQEYDAMFTNGNNTLFDENSQLKISNSWNWGNVNPLPESGSPVLNGASFEGLTGFEQVSFRGAFGSTNWTAQWCNWDPQNTAY, encoded by the coding sequence ATGAATCGATCAAAAACAAATCTTCTATTAGCGGCATTGACCGTTCTAGGCATTCTGCTAACATCATGTGAAAAAGACGAGGGAACAAACACAATTCCTCAAGGTACCAAAAAGACTGTAACTGGCGAAATTTCTGAAAACACATTATGGGCAGCTGAAGATACCATCTTCCTCGATGGATTTGTATATGTTAAACCAGGTGTAACCCTTACAATTGAACCTGGTACAATAATAAAGGGGATTAGTGACACAAAAGCGTGTCTGATTGTTGAACGTGGTGCCAAAATTGAAGCTAATGGAACAGCCCAAAAACCAATAGTATTCACAAGCGATAAGCCTGCTGGTGAACGGAAGCCTGGCGATTGGGCTGGCATTATTATATGCGGGAAAGCGCCAATAAACCAAACAGGTGGCGAAGCTGAGATTGAAGGCGGAACAGGTGCCACTTTCGGAGGTTCCGATCCTAACGACAACTCAGGAACTTTACATTATGTTCGAATTGAATTTGCTGGCTACGAGGTTTCAAATGGAAATGAGATTAACGGATTAACCCTTGGTGGGGTCGGTAGCGGAACTACCATTGAATATGTTCAAGTTTCATTTGGACGCGACGACTCATTTGAATGGTTTGGTGGCACTGTAAATGCTAAATACCTTGTATCGTACCGTGCAGGTGACGACGATTTTGATACTGATAATGGTTTCAGCGGAAATGTTCAATTCGGTTTTATCCTTAGAGGCCCAGAAGAAGCAGACAAAACCGACGCTTCAAACGGATTCGAATCAGATAACGATGCTAGCGGTTCTTCAAACAGTCCACTTACTTCGGCCAAATTTAGCAACATCACCATCCTAGGCCCATACGCAACAAAAGACCAACAAAACGTTAATCCTAATCACAAGTATGGGTTACGACTTAGAAGAAACACCCGACTAAGCCTTTACAACTCAATAATTGCAGGTTTCAACACAGGTCTATATATCGAAGGCCCTTCAAAGAATTTATATAACACTGCCAACGGCCCTGAGATTAAGAACTGTATCATGGCAGGAATGATTAAAAACTACAACGTTAAAACCGATGGATCTTCACTTACAGAACAAGAATATGATGCAATGTTTACAAATGGCAATAACACCTTATTTGATGAGAATTCACAGCTAAAAATATCCAACTCATGGAACTGGGGAAATGTTAATCCTTTACCAGAATCGGGTTCACCAGTGTTAAACGGTGCATCTTTCGAAGGACTTACTGGATTTGAACAAGTTTCGTTCCGTGGGGCTTTTGGATCAACAAATTGGACCGCTCAATGGTGCAACTGGGATCCTCAAAACACTGCCTACTAA